From the Saccharomycodes ludwigii strain NBRC 1722 chromosome I, whole genome shotgun sequence genome, one window contains:
- the MDM1 gene encoding Mdm1p (similar to Saccharomyces cerevisiae YML104C | MDM1 | Mitochondrial Distribution and Morphology) — protein sequence MTLLNILLYIGFKYVPILLFSLTFVVSLLIYITVTFSAKVNLTPTPSKLPPINLKRDNNNNNNNNNNNNNNNNNNDSRKNFDKYLAKEYPDVSKEILELIDQVIKLYITPWFQSINDQEDCAFLQELRITFQEAIGNITSKLENDNFAANLFAKALAILQKHCSTYSRIRVESLAHNNTQQTDLEIALLFNKQFKLHKAISLGTSGAEFDKQIQSHLRELVSSLILPEFLVSKKDLSSPIVSSLTREILTCTILQPLVNKLSEPNFWNGKIVEISEQILKEQKQVQSIRKALSKEVTDSMVNMTKTLSTDQKYPVFSGESKNASLTSIILLSNYLDGLKIDTSGTEFESILQKSNSISNTYLLKYQKNVLLDKILELQSTSYKYDKKIAKVYRKRLELLLNLIQKKISPNCNNRIIYNNNNNNNNNNNNNNNNNNNFHICTMALLKDFEKNIKTMNFSNILNNRSYLTCYELFLERCQPDLLILMQFWKDVEEIKDPLETAQLNRDLVINIESDKDDVKDIFRKYSKKLTKWFEHDLDYENILDYVNSGRGTYSNSRQSLLLLQEDAFRILESGSFNHFLHSKEFFYLLSHIDVPNEEQQGVTSNNILRDTFDTVQIITNGNLTKALGDILNESEKVKASEQLDENEFKELFGDDKSNGSLFKDDEDSSHIGSSNKQIKHKPNLFEEDEQEPHKIVNDDGATSDDIRHENDTGYEDDYAVDEYNEQDITSLTMTITELEKQLGILSHLILKAELTNNQIELHILRKSERNIKRELEYKKVLKMTLTQRDMFLFNNTKIFIPSYFTSRDVTYYNISVEYVDINAQVRCWQTIKRFSEFVRLNNYLREIYGSFFKNIKFPAKIELNFNKNNLVEQRKTKLEIYLNHLLSVPQICQDPIFIDFVSGRSNRGNNNGTNYDEYEYEAAPSMGISSSDIESSIITTSSNSSTGTSGNNANDVIITRTIKVQDSFVKSLTDLFATVFEIEKGTSIRGRAIIVILQQLLGGTIEKYIKDTIKKVTSSDKISYSLKLLRVYLTENAQKNDNGSEPDAFFLKKKSLISFQKLMIETCLKGVGIKRSRRGAILLHEMLQNRWLNYSLILYILDLVVQELFI from the coding sequence ATGACGCTTTTGAATATATTGTTATACATAGGTTTTAAATATGTTCCTATATTGctattttcattaacatTTGTAgtttcattattaatatacaTTACTGTTACCTTTTCAGCAAAGGTAAACCTTACTCCGACTCCTTCAAAATTACCACCAATAAACCTGAAAAgggataataataataataataataataataataataataataataataataataataatgatagtagaaaaaattttgataaGTACTTAGCAAAAGAATATCCAGATGtttcaaaagaaattttgGAATTGATAGATCAAGTTATAAAACTATATATTACACCATGGTTTCAATCCATTAATGATCAGGAAGATTGTGCATTTCTGCAAGAATTAAGAATAACATTTCAGGAAGCTATTGGGAATATTACTTCTAAGCTcgaaaatgataattttgCTGCTAACTTATTTGCTAAAGCCCTAGCTATATTACAAAAACATTGTTCAACATACTCACGTATAAGAGTTGAAAGTTTGGCTCATAACAATACACAGCAAACGGATTTGGAAATAGCTTTACTTTTcaataaacaatttaaattaCATAAGGCAATCTCTTTAGGTACCTCAGGCGCTGAATTTGATAAACAAATACAATCGCACTTGAGAGAATTGGTCAGTTCTTTAATTTTGCCTGAATTTCTAGTTTcgaaaaaagatttaagCTCACCGATTGTCTCTTCATTGACACGAGAGATTTTAACATGTACCATTTTACAACCCTTAGTTAATAAGTTATCAGAACCAAATTTTTGGAATGGTAAAATTGTAGAAATATCTGAACAAATTTTGAAGGAACAAAAGCAAGTTCAGAGTATTAGAAAGGCTTTATCCAAAGAAGTTACTGACTCCATGGTTAATATGACCAAAACGTTATCCACAGATCAAAAATATCCAGTTTTTAGTGGTGAGAGTAAAAATGCTTCATTAACTTCAATCATTTTATTAAGTAACTATTTAGATGGCTTAAAAATAGACACATCAGGTACTGAATTTGAATCTATTTTGCAGAAATCGAATTCAATTTCTAATACATATCTTTTgaaataccaaaaaaacGTGTTGCTTGATAAGATATTGGAATTACAATCAACCTCATATaaatatgataaaaaaatagccaAAGTTTATAGGAAAAGGTTagaattgttattaaacttgatacaaaaaaaaatatcacccAATTGCAATAATCGTATTatttacaacaacaacaacaacaataataataataataataataataataataataataataatttccaTATTTGTACAATggctttattaaaagattttgaaaaaaacatcAAGACTATGAACTTCtccaatattttgaataatagATCTTATTTAACGTGTTACGAACTTTTTCTTGAAAGATGTCAACCTGATTTGTTGATATTGATGCAATTTTGGAAAGATGTAGAGGAAATAAAGGATCCACTAGAAACAGCCCAACTAAATAGAGACTTGGTTATTAACATCGAAAGTGATAAGGATGATGTGAAGGACATTTTCCGGAAATACTCAAAAAAGTTGACAAAGTGGTTTGAGCATGATTTAGATTATGAAAATATCCTAGATTACGTTAACAGTGGCAGAGGCACGTATAGTAATTCGAGAcagtcattattattattacaagaAGATGCCTTTAGAATATTGGAAAGTGGTAGttttaatcattttttacattcaaaagaatttttttatttgttatcaCATATCGATGTTCCAAATGAAGAGCAACAAGGCGTTACtagcaataatattttaaggGATACGTTTGATACGGTACAAATTATAACCAATGGTAATTTGACCAAGGCTCTAggtgatattttaaatgaatCTGAAAAGGTAAAAGCTTCGGAGCAACTGGATGAGAATGAATTTAAAGAATTGTTTGGTGATGATAAAAGTAATGGTTCCTTATTCAAAGATGATGAGGATAGTAGTCATATTGGCAGTAGTAATAAGCAAATTAAACATAAACCTAATTTATTTGAGGAGGATGAACAAGAACCTCACAAGATAGTAAATGATGATGGAGCCACGAGTGATGATATTCGTCATGAAAATGATACTGGTTATGAAGATGACTACGCAGTGGATGAGTATAATGAACAAGACATCACCTCACTAACAATGACTATAACTGAATTAGAAAAACAACTTGGAATTTTATcacatttaattttaaaggCTGAATTGACCAATAATCAAATTGAACTTCATATTTTGCGCAAATCtgaaagaaatattaaaagagaaTTAGAATACAAAAAAGTCTTAAAAATGACACTAACTCAAAGAGAtatgtttttgtttaataacaccaaaatttttattccGAGTTATTTTACCTCAAGAGATGTCACTTATTACAATATTTCAGTGGAGTATGTTGATATCAATGCGCAAGTGCGTTGCTGGCAAACAATTAAGAGATTCAGTGAGTTTGTCAGGTTGAACAATTATTTAAGAGAAATTTATGGTTCGTTTTTTaagaatattaaatttCCAGCAAAGATAGAATTAAacttcaataaaaataacctAGTTGAACAAAGAAAGACGAAACTTGAAATTTACCTAAATCACCTGTTAAGTGTTCCCCAAATTTGTCAGGACCCAATTTTCATAGATTTTGTCTCTGGAAGAAGTAACAgaggtaataataatggtactaATTACGATGAATATGAGTATGAAGCTGCACCCAGCATGGGCATTAGTTCTTCCGATATTGAGAGTTCTATTATAACTACGAGCAGCAACAGTAGCACTGGTACTAGCGGCAACAATGCAAATGATGTGATAATTACTAGGACAATCAAAGTACAGGATTCGTTTGTTAAATCACTAACAGATCTTTTTGCTACTGTTTTTGAAATAGAAAAGGGAACTTCGATTAGAGGCCGTGCTATTATAGTTATCTTGCAGCAATTGCTGGGAGGaactattgaaaaatacatTAAAGATACCATCAAAAAAGTGACTTCCAGTGACAAAATATCGTATtctttaaaacttttaaggGTTTATCTAACTGAAAACGCCCAAAAGAACGATAATGGATCTGAGCCtgatgctttttttttgaaaaagaaaagcttAATATCTTTCCAAAAGTTAATGATAGAAACATGTCTAAAAGGTGTTGGGATTAAACGGTCGAGGCGTGGTGCTATATTATTACATGAAATGTTGCAAAATAGATGGTTAAATTACAGTttgatattatatatactaGACTTGGTGGTACaagaattatttatataa
- the RRN9 gene encoding Rrn9p (similar to Saccharomyces cerevisiae YMR270C | RRN9 | Regulation of RNA polymerase I): protein MNEIRQYNDILKYLEIQHRQDLATHLYSTFLLKKLLKLANGTDYKHNVLIDRFINCNIKHAWTLWPNENTDINPKTNEVYCDNSISPYIDNNRMQMLLIELSSIWSKQLCEKHNRNIDLDLDSLDIPLPIVNKILNRLDCLFKRLVIQQLKVSVDFEENEQKTGYTYNISSEDHPRTDREDKNSHRVFNHMDILTNSMCNTKQQISLIDKVRTLFEVLPNTLFDKSQFKIDDASLQPFENMGKPLNEDPAYIASKKTVKKLRVSKMNISERAKYQNAINKDKIIKDLLAINKTAIRKNSKENKNNKNLYSLNDCLIEK from the coding sequence atgaacgAAATCAGGCAgtataatgatattttgaaatatttagaAATTCAACATAGACAAGATTTAGCCACTCATCTGTATTctacttttcttttaaaaaaattgttaaaattgGCAAACGGTACTGATTACAAACACAATGTTTTGATTGATAGATTTATCAATTGCAATATTAAACATGCATGGACTTTATGGCCCAATGAAAACACTGATATAAATCCCAAAACAAATGAAGTGTATTGTGACAACAGCATCAGTCCCTATATAGACAATAACCGTATGCAAATGCTTCTAATTGAATTAAGTAGCATATGGAGCAAACAACTATGCGAGAAACATAATAGAAATATCGACCTGGATTTAGATAGTTTGGACATTCCTTTGCCCattgttaataaaatattgaacAGGCTGGATTGTCTATTCAAGCGTTTAGTTATTCAACAACTGAAAGTATCTGTGgattttgaagaaaatgagCAAAAAACTGGATATACTTATAATATATCTTCTGAGGACCATCCTCGTACTGACCGTGAAGATAAAAACAGTCACCGGGTTTTTAATCACATGGACATTTTGACTAATTCCATGTGTAATACAAAACAGCAAATATCGCTAATTGATAAAGTGCGTACACTATTTGAAGTATTACCAAATACATTATTCGACAAATcacaatttaaaattgatgACGCAAGTCTGCAACCGTTTGAAAATATGGGGAAACCATTGAACGAGGATCCTGCATATATAGCTTCCAAAAAAACcgttaaaaaattaagagTCTCCAAAATGAATATAAGTGAAAGAGCTAAATATCAAAATGCCATCAATAAggacaaaataataaaagactTACTGGCCATCAACAAAACTGCGATACGGAAAAACTCTAAAgagaacaaaaataataaaaatctaTATAGTTTAAATGATTgtttaattgaaaaatga
- the SEC65 gene encoding RNA-binding signal recognition particle subunit SEC65 (similar to Saccharomyces cerevisiae YML105C | SEC65 | SECretory): MSLDNYEDIDNMEMSLEEFGSPSTTANPPSSVSNAKKANSAKVKQFSVIYPCYFDKNRSLKQGRRVPLELSIENPLAQSIAEVCLQLRYEILFNPKKQHPQDWGNSGCVLINNIAKKESKKQIFAKIGLKLTQMEPTSLETIKIHHKYAYGNSQGIPEIDAKKLPKTKWSTHDIVPIDSVLTLAGNPMTKDIYTAKDPSAGTVSENPKAIENGLSKNMQKKLKKNKYKLVRR; this comes from the coding sequence atGTCTTTAGATAATTATGAAGATATAGACAACATGGAAATGTCTTTAGAAGAATTCGGTTCACCTTCTACAACGGCAAACCCTCCATCTTCTGTTTCCAACGCCAAAAAAGCTAATAGTGCCAAGGTTAAACAGTTTTCAGTAATATACCCAtgttattttgataaaaatagatcGTTAAAACAAGGAAGAAGAGTTCCATTGGAGCTTTCAATAGAAAATCCATTGGCACAAAGCATAGCAGAAGTATGTCTACAATTACGTTatgaaatattatttaatccTAAAAAACAGCATCCACAGGACTGGGGTAATTCTGGTTGTgtgttaataaataatattgccAAGAAAGAAAGTAAAAAGCAAATATTTGCTAAAATTGGTTTAAAGTTGACCCAAATGGAACCTACTTCTCTAGAAACTATTAAAATACACCATAAGTACGCATATGGAAATTCTCAAGGTATACCTGAAATTGATGCTAAAAAATTgccaaaaacaaaatggaGTACACATGATATAGTTCCTATTGATAGTGTATTGACTTTAGCTGGCAATCCAATGACTAAAGACATTTATACTGCTAAAGATCCATCGGCAGGAACAGTTTCAGAAAATCCAAAAGCAATTGAAAACGGGTTAAGCAAAAATATgcaaaagaaattaaagaaaaataaatataaattagtCAGAAgatag